A section of the Anabaena cylindrica PCC 7122 genome encodes:
- a CDS encoding ABC transporter ATP-binding protein yields the protein MLKIKNLNKSYKSRKVLQDLQLHIDSGEIYGLLGANGAGKTTTINIICNLLTTDSGDVTINNQSVSEATKKLIGIAPQENLLYKTLSCEENLNFFAAIYGLDSQTRQKQVKATLTAVNLLDRAKSPVETLSGGMQRRLNIAVALVHQPQLVILDEPTTGLDIEARYEVWELIRQLKNQGMTVLLTTHLLDEAERLCNRIGILQNGRILAEGSLCELKTLIPAQEIIVLQTTQEEEAIALADKYGFTTRRYGSDLAFWLPETLELKEIIAKFDGIPIDSISRQPVRLEHIYVEVTQGDR from the coding sequence ATGCTGAAAATTAAAAACTTAAATAAGTCTTACAAAAGTAGAAAAGTTCTCCAGGATTTGCAACTACATATTGACTCAGGGGAAATTTACGGCTTATTAGGTGCAAATGGAGCCGGTAAAACTACAACAATCAATATTATTTGTAATCTCCTCACTACAGACAGCGGTGATGTTACAATTAATAACCAATCTGTTTCCGAAGCAACCAAAAAATTAATTGGGATTGCACCTCAAGAAAATCTGTTGTATAAAACTCTATCTTGTGAAGAGAATCTCAATTTTTTTGCTGCTATTTATGGTTTAGATAGTCAAACACGCCAGAAACAAGTAAAAGCAACTCTCACTGCTGTTAACTTATTAGATAGAGCCAAAAGTCCCGTAGAAACTCTTAGCGGTGGAATGCAAAGAAGGTTAAATATTGCTGTTGCTTTAGTACATCAGCCGCAGTTAGTAATTCTTGATGAACCAACTACCGGCTTAGATATTGAAGCAAGATATGAAGTTTGGGAATTAATTCGCCAACTTAAAAATCAAGGAATGACGGTTTTATTAACAACACATTTATTAGATGAAGCGGAAAGACTTTGTAATAGAATTGGGATTTTGCAAAATGGTAGAATTTTAGCTGAGGGTAGTTTATGTGAGTTAAAAACCTTAATTCCGGCTCAGGAAATTATCGTGTTACAAACTACACAAGAAGAAGAAGCGATCGCACTAGCTGATAAATATGGCTTTACAACTCGGCGTTATGGGAGCGATTTAGCTTTTTGGTTGCCAGAAACGCTAGAATTAAAAGAGATCATTGCCAAATTTGACGGTATACCCATTGATTCAATTTCACGTCAGCCTGTGCGGTTAGAGCATATTTATGTAGAAGTAACTCAAGGTGATAGGTGA
- a CDS encoding TRC40/GET3/ArsA family transport-energizing ATPase, with product MRVILMTGKGGVGKTSVAAATGLRCAELGYRTLVLSTDPAHSLADSFDIELGHDARQVRPNLWGAELDALQELEGNWGAVKRYITQVLQARGLDGIQAEELAILPGMDEIFGLVRMKRHYDEGEFDVLIIDSAPTGTALRLLSLPEVGGWYMRRFYKPFQNISVALRPLVEPIFRPIAGFSLPDREVMDAPYEFYEQIEALEKVLTDNTQTSVRLVTNPEKMVIKESLRAHAYLSLYNVATDLIVANRIIPQEVKDPFFQRWKENQEQYRQEIHDNFHPLPVKEVPLYSEEMCGLAALERLKETLYPDEDPTQIYYKETTIRVVQENNQYSLELYLPGIPKNQVQLSKSGDELNITIGNHRRNLVLPQALAALQPSGAKMEDDYLKIRFSEIVKV from the coding sequence ATGCGTGTAATTTTAATGACAGGTAAAGGTGGCGTGGGTAAAACCTCAGTCGCTGCCGCAACTGGGCTTCGTTGTGCAGAACTCGGCTACCGGACACTAGTTTTAAGTACAGATCCTGCTCACTCTCTGGCAGACAGCTTTGATATAGAATTGGGGCATGATGCTCGACAAGTACGTCCCAATTTGTGGGGTGCAGAACTCGACGCGTTGCAAGAATTAGAAGGTAATTGGGGTGCTGTAAAACGTTACATTACCCAAGTTTTGCAAGCACGGGGTTTAGACGGGATACAGGCGGAAGAATTGGCGATTTTACCAGGCATGGACGAGATTTTCGGCTTGGTAAGGATGAAACGTCACTATGATGAAGGGGAATTTGACGTTTTGATAATTGATTCTGCCCCTACCGGTACTGCACTACGTCTGTTAAGTTTACCAGAAGTTGGCGGCTGGTATATGCGACGTTTTTACAAACCTTTTCAAAACATCTCTGTCGCACTTCGACCTCTGGTTGAACCTATTTTTAGACCAATTGCTGGTTTTTCTTTACCAGATAGAGAAGTGATGGATGCGCCTTATGAATTTTATGAACAAATAGAGGCACTGGAAAAAGTATTAACTGATAATACTCAAACCTCAGTCCGTCTGGTCACCAACCCAGAAAAAATGGTGATTAAAGAATCTCTCCGCGCCCATGCTTATCTCAGTTTATATAATGTAGCGACAGATTTAATTGTAGCTAATCGCATTATTCCCCAAGAAGTTAAAGATCCATTTTTCCAACGTTGGAAAGAGAATCAAGAACAATACCGCCAAGAAATTCATGATAACTTTCACCCTTTACCTGTGAAAGAAGTACCTCTTTATTCTGAAGAAATGTGCGGTTTGGCAGCATTAGAGAGACTCAAGGAAACTCTTTACCCAGATGAAGATCCAACTCAGATTTATTACAAAGAAACAACTATTAGAGTTGTACAAGAGAATAATCAATACAGCTTAGAGCTTTATTTACCTGGCATTCCTAAAAATCAAGTTCAACTAAGTAAAAGTGGCGATGAATTAAATATTACTATTGGTAATCATCGCCGTAATTTGGTTTTACCACAGGCTTTAGCAGCGCTGCAACCATCAGGTGCAAAGATGGAAGATGATTATCTAAAAATCCGCTTTTCTGAAATTGTAAAGGTGTAG
- a CDS encoding GAF domain-containing protein, whose product MSQETLLRRITNCIRQSLELKDIITATTAEVQSLLGTERVMIYKFHADGSGQVIAESIYENRIPSLLGLNFPADDIPLDAREMFIKSRVRSVVNVDSRQISQSPQRDLETGEIISEEILYRSVDPCHVEYLTAMGVKSSVVAPIIYEDRLWGLLVSHHSEARDVAEHELEAMQMVVEQLSVAIAQSHLLTQARAKAEREAIINRIATLLHSLPTIVLQPALEATVAAFNGVGGRLCIRHNAFDFQHSSFQSLAKCLVPGSNCFQLYVCGQQPVISEQNIYPLLEQYSVWQEHYKSGQYNIWAIPDIYQDSNLRIVQLAFKPTKIRSILMIPLHYRQELVGYLSIFRNEIDTETLWAGKFDPDNRQLYPRLSFDLWSESKQGQAQKWTDEEIELAREISNHFASAIQQYELYQQVQSFNENLEKQVHKRTLEMQRTAEQQQAVFGVINKIRQSLDTDAIFKTTTKEVCQLIKSDRVSVYKFSADWGGEFVGDFEAASPNWFNESKLGINTIWNDTYLQDTEGGRYRFNETFAVDDIYQMGFTPCHVDNLEQFQIHAFVLAPILIRKKLWGLLCTYQHTGPRQWKTSEVNFISQIAAQLGIAIQQAELLLKTQQQAEQLTQTLNELQATQTQLIQTEKMSSLGQLVAGVAHEINNPVNFISGNLIHINQYAEDLLSMLNLYQQECPQPSEDILELAEELDLEFLIKDLPKSLYSMKIGVERIRQIVLSLRNFSRLDESEMKEVNIHDGIDSTLLILQHRLKARPEFPCIKIIKEYSDLPLIECYAGQLNQVFMNILSNAIDALESYKISTAETPTVWNITISTTIKEVNSDLKNVLIRISDNGPGMPETVRARIFDPFFTTKPVGKGTGLGLSISYQIVVEKHGGLLKCNSQPDRGTEFLIEIPIKHLV is encoded by the coding sequence ATGTCTCAAGAAACCTTACTGCGTCGGATTACAAATTGCATCCGGCAGTCCTTAGAGTTGAAAGATATTATCACAGCTACAACAGCGGAAGTTCAGTCTTTACTTGGGACTGAGCGAGTCATGATTTACAAATTTCATGCTGATGGCAGTGGTCAGGTAATTGCTGAATCCATTTATGAAAATCGGATACCATCCTTATTAGGGTTGAATTTCCCTGCTGATGACATTCCGCTTGATGCGCGTGAAATGTTTATTAAGTCGCGGGTGCGTTCTGTAGTGAACGTTGATTCTAGACAGATTAGTCAAAGTCCTCAGCGTGATTTAGAAACGGGGGAAATTATCTCTGAAGAGATTCTGTACCGTTCAGTAGATCCATGTCATGTGGAATATTTAACGGCTATGGGGGTTAAGTCTTCTGTCGTTGCACCGATTATTTATGAAGATCGACTGTGGGGATTGTTAGTATCTCATCATTCTGAAGCCCGTGATGTAGCGGAACATGAACTAGAAGCGATGCAGATGGTGGTAGAACAGTTGTCCGTAGCGATCGCACAAAGTCATCTCCTCACCCAAGCTCGTGCCAAAGCCGAACGAGAAGCTATAATTAACCGCATCGCTACCCTCCTCCATTCACTACCTACGATAGTTTTACAGCCAGCCTTAGAAGCCACAGTTGCCGCTTTTAATGGTGTTGGGGGTAGGTTATGCATCAGACATAATGCCTTTGACTTTCAACATAGCAGCTTTCAATCTTTAGCAAAATGTTTAGTTCCTGGGAGCAATTGTTTCCAGCTTTATGTATGCGGACAGCAACCTGTTATTTCTGAACAAAATATATATCCACTGTTAGAGCAATATAGCGTCTGGCAGGAACATTACAAATCTGGTCAATACAACATTTGGGCAATTCCTGATATCTATCAAGATTCTAATTTACGCATTGTCCAACTTGCTTTTAAACCCACAAAAATCCGCAGCATTTTAATGATTCCCCTCCACTATCGACAAGAATTAGTGGGTTATTTAAGCATTTTTCGCAACGAAATAGATACAGAAACCCTTTGGGCTGGTAAATTTGATCCAGACAACAGACAACTTTATCCTCGTCTATCTTTTGACTTGTGGAGCGAATCTAAACAAGGACAAGCTCAAAAATGGACAGATGAAGAAATTGAACTAGCTAGAGAAATTAGCAACCATTTTGCTTCTGCCATTCAGCAATATGAACTTTACCAACAGGTGCAAAGTTTTAATGAAAATTTAGAAAAACAAGTCCATAAGCGGACATTAGAAATGCAAAGGACTGCCGAACAACAACAAGCTGTATTTGGAGTCATTAACAAAATTCGCCAATCTCTTGATACTGATGCAATCTTTAAAACTACCACAAAAGAAGTTTGTCAATTAATCAAATCAGATCGTGTTTCGGTTTATAAATTCAGTGCTGATTGGGGTGGGGAATTTGTTGGTGATTTTGAAGCTGCTAGTCCCAACTGGTTCAATGAATCTAAACTTGGTATCAATACAATTTGGAATGATACTTATTTACAAGACACTGAAGGAGGAAGATACCGCTTTAATGAAACCTTTGCCGTAGATGATATTTACCAAATGGGATTTACTCCCTGTCATGTGGATAATCTAGAACAGTTTCAAATTCATGCATTTGTATTAGCTCCTATTTTAATTAGAAAAAAACTCTGGGGGTTACTTTGCACTTACCAACACACCGGGCCGCGTCAATGGAAAACCTCTGAAGTGAATTTTATTAGTCAGATCGCAGCGCAACTTGGGATAGCAATTCAACAAGCTGAATTATTGTTAAAAACTCAGCAACAAGCAGAACAACTCACACAAACACTGAATGAACTACAAGCTACTCAAACTCAACTTATTCAAACTGAAAAAATGTCTTCTTTAGGGCAACTTGTGGCAGGTGTAGCCCATGAAATTAATAATCCAGTTAACTTTATTTCTGGCAACCTCATTCATATCAATCAATATGCTGAAGACTTACTGAGTATGCTCAATCTCTATCAGCAAGAATGCCCACAACCAAGTGAAGATATTTTAGAACTGGCAGAAGAATTAGACTTAGAATTTTTGATCAAAGATTTACCTAAAAGTTTATATTCCATGAAAATTGGAGTTGAGCGCATTCGGCAAATCGTCTTATCTTTGCGAAATTTCTCGCGACTTGATGAATCTGAAATGAAGGAAGTTAATATCCATGATGGCATTGATAGTACTTTGCTGATTTTGCAGCATCGTTTAAAAGCTAGACCTGAATTTCCTTGTATTAAAATAATTAAAGAATATAGTGATTTACCGTTAATAGAGTGTTATGCTGGGCAACTAAATCAAGTATTTATGAATATTTTGAGTAATGCGATTGATGCCTTAGAAAGTTACAAAATATCCACCGCAGAAACTCCCACAGTATGGAACATTACTATTTCTACTACTATTAAAGAAGTAAATAGCGATCTTAAAAATGTATTAATTAGAATTAGTGACAATGGACCAGGAATGCCAGAAACTGTCAGGGCAAGAATATTTGACCCATTTTTCACTACTAAGCCAGTAGGTAAAGGGACTGGCTTGGGGTTATCAATTAGCTATCAAATTGTGGTGGAAAAACACGGTGGTTTGTTGAAATGTAATTCGCAACCAGATAGGGGTACAGAATTCTTGATTGAAATTCCAATTAAACATTTGGTGTAA
- a CDS encoding DUF2358 domain-containing protein, with product MDIIEILKADYQRFPINQTYSIYAPDVYFQDPVFKFRGLELYKWMIKFIQTFFLNLKMDLHNIQRQEDTIKSEWTLSWNSPLPWKPRISISGWSELRLNADSLIISHIDYWHGSRLDVLKQHLFSLNKG from the coding sequence ATGGACATTATTGAAATTCTCAAAGCTGACTATCAAAGATTTCCAATCAATCAAACTTACAGTATTTATGCGCCAGATGTTTATTTTCAAGATCCTGTTTTTAAATTTCGTGGTTTAGAACTTTATAAATGGATGATTAAATTTATCCAAACCTTTTTTCTCAATCTAAAAATGGATTTGCATAACATTCAACGCCAAGAAGACACAATTAAAAGCGAGTGGACACTTAGTTGGAATTCCCCTCTACCTTGGAAACCCCGAATTTCCATATCTGGTTGGAGTGAACTACGTCTCAATGCCGATAGTTTGATAATTTCTCATATTGATTATTGGCATGGTTCCCGATTAGATGTTTTAAAGCAACACCTATTTTCCTTAAACAAAGGTTGA